The Amycolatopsis sp. DG1A-15b genome window below encodes:
- a CDS encoding tachylectin-related carbohydrate-binding protein, with protein sequence MHPRGRTRLTALSVTLLAGGLLTATPAEALSGGTVVPVGTHPFLARIATPTKACSGALVDPSWILTSATCLPATDSGAPVEAATVAVGDVDVSTGAGFTAKLTKVVRRTDRDVVLAKLDKPATGVPQIPLGTTAPQAGETLQVAGFGRTTTEWVPARPRVASFTVSGVNGSTVSVSSANGTDACKGDAGGPAFRVSGGTAQLVALSSTSWQHGCLDVTETRQGGTETRVDDLGDWIRKQIVPTPVSCPAGAPIWAARADGSLWRYVHLGPADGAVSWTQASAPDGSGWTGRVLAGKDGVIWDIHRHNSAGDPYPDGTLKRWVYSTGSGLGGGGQVGSGWDRYLTNEYKNRITVDEKNRIFMIDDQGRLKYYLWDDATGWWVNGAGDVLDTGWSRFDSITAAGDGVLYARKPGGELFRFKYDFAASAWTQRDKPAGAGWQMFSEIFSPGGDILYGRGSTGTSPFDGQTGPVLRWYRYSDNTDTWAPSGPDQMGVTIGSGWNTEIHVTAAPDSCRLSG encoded by the coding sequence ATGCACCCACGCGGCCGAACGAGGCTCACCGCTCTGTCCGTCACCCTGCTCGCGGGCGGTCTGCTGACCGCGACCCCCGCCGAGGCCCTGTCCGGTGGCACGGTGGTGCCCGTCGGCACCCACCCGTTCCTCGCCCGGATCGCCACGCCGACGAAGGCGTGCTCGGGCGCTCTGGTCGACCCGTCCTGGATCCTCACCTCGGCGACCTGCCTGCCGGCGACGGACTCCGGCGCTCCCGTCGAGGCCGCGACCGTCGCGGTCGGCGACGTCGACGTGAGCACCGGCGCGGGCTTCACCGCGAAGCTGACGAAGGTCGTGCGCCGCACTGACCGGGACGTCGTCCTGGCGAAGCTGGACAAGCCGGCGACCGGTGTCCCGCAGATTCCGCTGGGCACCACCGCGCCGCAGGCCGGGGAAACCCTGCAGGTGGCCGGGTTCGGCCGGACCACCACCGAATGGGTGCCGGCGCGGCCGCGCGTCGCGTCGTTCACCGTCTCGGGCGTCAACGGCTCCACCGTGTCGGTCTCCTCGGCGAACGGCACCGACGCCTGCAAGGGCGACGCGGGCGGTCCCGCGTTCCGCGTGTCGGGCGGCACCGCCCAGCTGGTGGCCCTGAGCAGCACGTCGTGGCAGCACGGCTGCCTCGACGTCACCGAAACCCGCCAAGGCGGCACGGAAACCCGCGTCGACGACCTCGGCGACTGGATCCGGAAGCAGATCGTGCCGACGCCGGTGTCGTGCCCGGCCGGCGCGCCGATCTGGGCCGCCCGCGCCGACGGCAGCCTCTGGCGCTACGTCCACCTCGGCCCGGCCGACGGCGCGGTCAGCTGGACGCAGGCGAGCGCCCCGGACGGCTCGGGCTGGACCGGCCGCGTGCTGGCCGGCAAGGACGGCGTGATCTGGGACATCCACCGCCACAACAGCGCGGGCGACCCGTACCCGGACGGCACCCTGAAGCGCTGGGTGTACTCGACCGGCAGCGGCTTGGGCGGCGGTGGCCAGGTCGGCAGCGGGTGGGACCGCTACCTGACGAACGAATACAAGAACCGGATCACCGTCGACGAGAAGAACCGCATCTTCATGATCGACGACCAGGGCCGGCTGAAGTACTACCTCTGGGACGACGCGACGGGCTGGTGGGTCAACGGCGCCGGCGACGTCCTCGACACCGGCTGGTCCCGCTTCGACTCGATCACCGCGGCCGGCGACGGCGTGCTGTACGCGCGCAAGCCGGGCGGCGAACTGTTCCGCTTCAAGTACGACTTCGCCGCGTCGGCGTGGACCCAGCGTGACAAGCCGGCCGGGGCAGGCTGGCAGATGTTCAGCGAGATCTTCTCGCCGGGCGGCGACATCCTCTACGGCCGCGGCAGCACCGGCACCAGCCCCTTCGACGGCCAGACCGGCCCGGTGCTGCGCTGGTACCGCTACTCCGACAACACCGACACGTGGGCCCCGTCGGGCCCGGACCAGATGGGCGTCACGATCGGCTCGGGCTGGAACACCGAGATCCACGTGACCGCCGCACCGGACTCCTGCCGCCTGAGCGGCTGA
- the eccCa gene encoding type VII secretion protein EccCa: MSLPSDRPSEIVLQSPPMLPKSSSGGMVQLMMFLPMMLGMGAMSFVYIGRDGGVMTWIFGALFLCAMGGMVVMSLGRGGMAKKAQINDERRDYQRYLSGLRAQVRDIADGQRAAMIAVQPDPADLWAYVETGKLWDRRRTDGQFAQVRAGTGPQRLATPLKAPQTVPLEDLDPVSSTSLKHFIRTYSTVDGLPVALSLRSFAAVTVAGRRPAVLGLVRALLCQLVTFHSPADLRVAVCVSPDRQHDWEWAKWLPHATAAGTADAVGSRRLAAGTAAGLAELLGADLGERPAFSRRAAAELDLPHLVVLVDGGNAHGEPRLIGEDGRLGVTVIEVGQEHPRASSTERLLSLHTAPESLGMVVGEGGEQRLGFLGRPDVLDRGAAEALARMLTPLHTPSAVVGEKPMSATFGLAGLLGIGDPRDTDTAVTWAPRAARDRLRIPLGVNPEGRPVELDLKESAEGGMGPHGLVIGATGSGKSELLRTLVTALAVMHSSETLNLALIDFKGGATFAGMTGLPHTCAVITNLSDDLALVDRMADALNGELLRRQELLHAAGNYASVRDYEKARADGAPLDPLPSLLVIIDEFSELLSSRPEFIDLFVAIGRLGRSLGIHLLLASQRLEEGRLRGLDSHLSYRIGLRTFSAAESRAVLGVADAYHLPPVPGSAYLKSDTETLIRLKAAYVSGELPPRSTIVREDGQELGVLPFSLAPVEIPVTTEVSATPSEEGTGETIIGAMLSRLEGRGPDAHQIWLPPLAEPPTLDQLLPPLGEDAARGLCPLGWGGNGKLTIPVALVDKPFEQRRDLLWADFSGAAGHALIVGAPQSGKSTLMKVIAGMLALTHTPAEVQLFVLDMGGGALAPIAGLPHVSGYATRRDAQRCRRVVAELTTLLEQREEFFAAQGIESMAAFRAHRPEFTESTDEREFGDVFLFVDNWTTIRQEYEQLEEQITGLAARGLGFGIHVIVSLNQWIGVRAQLRDAIGTRFELRLGDPMDSSIDRKVAANVPADRPGRGITAEKLHFLAALPRIDTDQRPETVGAGGVDLVRRISDAWQGPRAPRVRLLPPEVPLDGLPAAPSRQVTLGIAESTLRPVYLDFAADPHFMAFGDVESGKSSLLRAIAHGITSAYTPDEAAIIVADYRRGLLGAVPEPHLLGYAGAEGKLTDLIGECAQAMRNRLPGPSVTPEQLRNRSWWRGPDLFVLVDDYELVATVGRNPLQPLLEFLPQARDIGLHLVLVRGSGGAGRALFEPVLQRLRELGSPGLIMSGTKDEGALLADVKPSPQPPGRGTLVSRRHGTGLVQVAWTKPADS, translated from the coding sequence ATGAGCCTGCCGTCCGACCGTCCGAGCGAAATCGTGCTGCAGTCCCCGCCGATGCTCCCGAAGAGCTCGTCCGGCGGGATGGTGCAGCTGATGATGTTCCTGCCGATGATGCTCGGCATGGGCGCGATGTCGTTCGTCTACATCGGACGCGACGGCGGCGTGATGACCTGGATCTTCGGCGCGCTCTTCCTCTGCGCCATGGGCGGCATGGTGGTGATGTCGCTGGGCCGCGGCGGGATGGCGAAGAAGGCGCAGATCAACGACGAGCGCCGGGACTACCAGCGCTACCTCTCCGGGCTGCGCGCCCAGGTCCGCGACATCGCCGACGGCCAGCGCGCGGCCATGATCGCCGTCCAGCCCGACCCGGCCGACCTGTGGGCCTACGTCGAAACCGGGAAGCTGTGGGACCGGCGGCGCACCGACGGCCAGTTCGCCCAGGTGCGCGCGGGCACCGGGCCGCAGCGGCTCGCGACGCCGTTGAAGGCGCCGCAGACCGTGCCGCTGGAGGACCTGGACCCGGTGTCCTCGACCAGCCTCAAGCACTTCATCCGCACCTACTCGACGGTGGACGGCCTGCCGGTCGCGCTGTCGCTGCGGTCGTTCGCCGCGGTCACCGTGGCCGGGCGGCGCCCCGCCGTGCTCGGCCTGGTGCGGGCCCTGCTGTGCCAGCTCGTCACCTTCCACTCCCCCGCCGACCTGCGGGTCGCGGTCTGCGTGTCGCCGGACCGGCAGCACGACTGGGAGTGGGCGAAGTGGCTGCCGCACGCGACGGCGGCCGGCACGGCCGACGCCGTCGGCTCGCGGCGGCTGGCCGCCGGCACCGCGGCCGGGCTGGCCGAACTGCTGGGCGCCGACCTGGGTGAACGTCCCGCGTTCAGCCGCCGCGCGGCCGCCGAGCTCGACCTGCCCCACCTGGTGGTCCTCGTCGACGGCGGCAACGCCCACGGTGAGCCCCGGCTGATCGGTGAGGACGGCCGGCTCGGCGTCACGGTGATCGAGGTCGGGCAGGAGCACCCGCGGGCGTCGTCGACCGAGCGGCTGCTGAGCCTGCACACCGCACCGGAGTCACTGGGCATGGTCGTCGGCGAAGGCGGCGAGCAGCGGCTGGGCTTCCTCGGCCGCCCGGACGTCCTCGACCGCGGCGCCGCGGAAGCCCTGGCGCGGATGCTGACGCCGTTGCACACGCCCTCCGCGGTCGTCGGCGAGAAACCGATGTCGGCGACCTTCGGCCTGGCCGGCCTGCTCGGCATCGGCGACCCGCGCGACACCGACACGGCCGTCACGTGGGCCCCGCGCGCGGCCCGGGACCGGCTGCGGATCCCGCTGGGCGTCAACCCCGAAGGCCGTCCGGTCGAACTGGACCTCAAGGAGTCGGCCGAGGGCGGGATGGGGCCGCACGGCCTGGTCATCGGCGCGACCGGGTCCGGCAAGAGCGAGCTGCTGCGGACGCTGGTGACGGCGCTGGCCGTGATGCACTCGTCGGAGACGCTCAACCTGGCGCTCATCGACTTCAAGGGCGGCGCGACCTTCGCCGGGATGACCGGGCTGCCGCACACGTGCGCTGTCATCACCAACCTCTCCGACGACCTCGCGCTGGTCGACCGCATGGCCGACGCGCTCAACGGCGAGCTGCTGCGGCGCCAGGAACTGCTGCACGCGGCCGGGAACTACGCGTCGGTGCGCGACTACGAGAAGGCCCGCGCGGACGGCGCGCCGCTGGACCCGCTGCCGTCGCTGCTGGTGATCATCGACGAGTTCAGCGAGCTGCTGTCCTCCCGCCCGGAGTTCATCGACCTGTTCGTCGCGATCGGCCGGCTCGGGCGGTCGCTCGGCATCCACCTGCTGCTGGCCTCGCAGCGGCTCGAAGAGGGCCGGCTGCGCGGACTCGACTCCCACCTGTCGTACCGGATCGGGCTGCGGACGTTCTCCGCGGCGGAAAGCCGCGCGGTGCTGGGCGTCGCGGACGCCTACCACCTGCCGCCGGTCCCGGGCTCGGCGTACCTGAAGTCCGACACCGAGACGCTGATCCGGCTCAAGGCGGCTTACGTCTCCGGCGAGCTGCCGCCGCGCAGCACGATCGTGCGCGAGGACGGCCAGGAGCTGGGCGTGCTGCCGTTTTCCCTGGCCCCGGTGGAGATCCCGGTGACGACCGAGGTGTCCGCGACGCCTTCGGAGGAAGGCACCGGCGAGACGATCATCGGCGCGATGCTGTCGCGCCTGGAGGGCCGCGGCCCGGACGCGCACCAGATCTGGCTGCCGCCGCTGGCCGAACCGCCCACGCTGGACCAGCTGCTGCCGCCGCTCGGCGAGGACGCCGCGCGCGGGCTGTGCCCGCTCGGCTGGGGTGGCAACGGGAAGCTGACGATCCCGGTGGCGCTGGTGGACAAGCCGTTCGAGCAGCGCCGCGACCTGCTGTGGGCCGACTTCTCCGGCGCGGCCGGGCACGCGCTGATCGTCGGCGCGCCGCAGAGCGGGAAGTCGACGCTGATGAAGGTCATCGCGGGCATGCTGGCGCTGACGCACACCCCGGCCGAGGTCCAGCTGTTCGTGCTGGACATGGGCGGTGGCGCGCTGGCCCCGATCGCCGGGCTGCCGCACGTGTCCGGGTACGCGACCCGCCGCGACGCCCAGCGCTGCCGCCGGGTCGTCGCCGAGCTGACGACGTTGCTGGAGCAGCGCGAGGAGTTCTTCGCCGCGCAGGGGATCGAATCGATGGCGGCGTTCCGCGCTCACCGTCCGGAGTTCACCGAGAGCACGGACGAGCGCGAGTTCGGCGACGTGTTCCTGTTCGTGGACAACTGGACGACGATCCGCCAGGAGTACGAGCAGCTGGAGGAGCAGATCACCGGGCTGGCCGCCCGCGGGCTCGGCTTCGGCATCCACGTGATCGTCTCGCTCAACCAGTGGATCGGCGTCCGCGCCCAGCTGCGCGACGCGATCGGCACGCGCTTCGAGCTGCGCCTGGGCGACCCGATGGACTCCTCCATCGACCGCAAGGTGGCGGCCAACGTGCCCGCCGACCGCCCGGGCCGCGGCATCACCGCGGAGAAGCTCCACTTCCTCGCGGCACTGCCGCGCATCGACACCGACCAGCGCCCGGAAACGGTCGGCGCGGGCGGCGTCGACCTGGTGCGCCGGATTTCGGACGCGTGGCAGGGTCCGCGCGCCCCGCGGGTCCGGCTGCTGCCGCCGGAAGTGCCCCTGGACGGGTTGCCCGCGGCGCCTTCGCGTCAGGTCACCCTGGGCATCGCCGAATCGACGTTGCGCCCGGTGTACCTGGACTTCGCGGCGGACCCGCACTTCATGGCCTTCGGCGACGTCGAGTCCGGCAAGAGCTCGCTGCTGCGGGCGATCGCCCACGGCATCACGTCGGCGTACACCCCGGACGAGGCGGCGATCATCGTCGCGGACTACCGGCGCGGTTTGTTGGGGGCGGTGCCGGAGCCGCACCTGCTGGGGTACGCGGGAGCGGAAGGCAAGCTGACGGACCTGATCGGCGAGTGCGCCCAGGCGATGCGCAACCGGCTGCCCGGGCCCTCGGTGACGCCCGAGCAGCTGCGGAACCGGTCGTGGTGGCGCGGGCCGGACCTGTTCGTCCTGGTGGACGACTACGAGCTGGTGGCAACGGTGGGGCGCAACCCGTTGCAGCCGCTGCTGGAGTTCCTGCCGCAGGCCCGCGACATCGGCCTGCACCTGGTGCTCGTGCGTGGATCGGGTGGCGCCGGGCGGGCGTTGTTCGAGCCGGTGCTGCAGCGGCTGCGAGAGCTGGGCTCGCCGGGGCTGATCATGTCCGGGACGAAGGACGAGGGCGCGTTGCTGGCGGACGTGAAGCCGTCACCGCAGCCGCCGGGCCGCGGAACGCTGGTGTCCCGGCGGCACGGGACGGGCCTGGTCCAGGTGGCTTGGACGAAACCGGCGGATTCCTAG
- a CDS encoding trypsin-like serine protease gives MSIRPTRVVAATTALLAAGLLTTVPAEAVSGGTAAAQGAYPYAAKLTADGRACGGALVEPDLVLTAAGCFPENPQGEAPAKATTATIGRTSLSGTGGHVVPVTNVVVRADRDVALARLATPVTDIAPLPLSTIPVNYPGGDETLTLAGYGRTESEWVPDTLHVGTFKAPSSTATTLALTGTNGTDACKGDAGAPIFRDAGGRTDVVAVTSASWQHGCFGETTTRQGTTAARVDDIAGWIRQQALAPAAKAVGHAITLTWHPVSDRTGYRVYASATPDVPVDSAHLLGSVDGTSYTHTGLPAKQTRYYRVVVATTDGWTSTPTEVVSAATPVSAGNDFTGDGKDDTGAAYDLKNARTGVYVWPTTAAGVGAPELKWSADGWEAAKARWVTGDFNGDGRTDIAAFYDYLDGGSNLFLWYANAAGGFDSQGIRWSGAFRPLNARFTAGDFDGDGRTDIAAAYDNGNADLSMLTWHAAATGFDAPVTQWRTGPGNWNLAQSSWRGGDFNGDGRADLAAFYDYRDNTANLFLFYGNASGELVSQGTKWNGGIPSGKAQFVSGDFDGDGRTDLGAAIDLGGTNLTFRTWHATATGVDAPVTQWTSGPGNWNLPQSQWSTGDFDGDGRTDLVASYDYGGSNTNLFRFHANASGGFDHEGVKWSSNGTFNAAQSTIL, from the coding sequence ATGTCCATTCGTCCCACCAGGGTCGTGGCGGCCACCACGGCCCTGCTGGCCGCCGGGCTGCTGACCACGGTGCCCGCCGAAGCCGTTTCCGGCGGGACCGCCGCCGCCCAGGGTGCCTACCCGTACGCCGCGAAACTCACCGCCGACGGACGGGCCTGCGGCGGCGCGCTCGTCGAGCCCGACCTCGTCCTCACCGCCGCCGGCTGCTTCCCCGAGAACCCGCAGGGCGAAGCACCGGCCAAGGCGACCACCGCGACCATCGGGCGGACCAGCCTGAGCGGCACCGGCGGGCACGTCGTGCCGGTCACGAACGTCGTCGTCCGCGCCGACCGCGACGTCGCGCTGGCCCGGCTCGCCACGCCGGTCACCGACATCGCTCCCCTGCCGCTCAGCACCATCCCGGTCAACTACCCCGGCGGGGACGAGACGCTCACCCTGGCCGGGTACGGCCGCACCGAGAGCGAATGGGTGCCCGACACGCTGCACGTCGGCACGTTCAAGGCGCCGTCGTCGACGGCGACCACCCTGGCGCTCACCGGCACGAACGGCACCGACGCCTGCAAGGGCGACGCCGGCGCGCCGATCTTCCGCGACGCCGGCGGCCGCACCGACGTCGTCGCCGTGACCAGCGCGTCGTGGCAGCACGGCTGCTTCGGGGAGACCACGACCCGGCAGGGCACCACCGCCGCCCGCGTCGACGACATCGCCGGCTGGATCCGCCAGCAGGCGCTGGCGCCGGCCGCCAAGGCCGTCGGGCACGCGATCACGCTGACCTGGCACCCGGTGAGCGACCGCACCGGCTACCGCGTCTACGCCTCGGCCACCCCCGACGTGCCGGTCGACAGCGCGCACCTGCTCGGCAGCGTCGACGGCACGTCGTACACGCACACCGGCCTGCCCGCCAAGCAAACCCGCTACTACCGCGTCGTCGTCGCGACGACCGACGGCTGGACGAGCACGCCGACCGAGGTCGTCTCGGCGGCCACTCCGGTCTCGGCGGGCAACGACTTCACCGGCGACGGCAAGGACGACACGGGCGCGGCGTACGACCTGAAGAACGCCCGCACCGGCGTGTACGTCTGGCCGACGACCGCGGCCGGCGTGGGCGCCCCCGAGCTGAAGTGGAGCGCCGACGGCTGGGAGGCGGCCAAGGCCCGCTGGGTCACCGGCGACTTCAACGGTGACGGCCGCACCGACATCGCCGCCTTCTACGACTACCTCGACGGCGGCTCGAACCTGTTCCTCTGGTACGCCAACGCCGCCGGCGGGTTCGACAGCCAGGGCATCAGGTGGAGCGGCGCCTTCCGGCCGCTGAACGCCCGGTTCACCGCCGGCGACTTCGACGGCGACGGCCGCACGGACATCGCCGCCGCCTACGACAACGGCAACGCCGACCTGAGCATGCTGACCTGGCACGCGGCGGCGACCGGCTTCGACGCCCCGGTCACGCAGTGGCGCACCGGGCCGGGCAACTGGAACCTCGCCCAGTCGAGCTGGCGGGGCGGCGACTTCAACGGTGACGGCCGGGCCGACCTGGCCGCGTTCTACGACTACCGCGACAACACCGCCAACCTGTTCCTCTTCTACGGCAACGCTTCCGGCGAGCTCGTCTCGCAGGGCACGAAGTGGAACGGCGGCATCCCGTCCGGCAAGGCGCAGTTCGTCTCCGGCGACTTCGACGGCGACGGGCGCACCGACCTCGGCGCGGCGATCGACCTGGGCGGCACGAACCTGACGTTCCGCACCTGGCACGCCACCGCCACCGGGGTCGACGCGCCGGTCACGCAGTGGACGAGCGGGCCGGGCAACTGGAACCTCCCCCAGTCGCAGTGGAGCACCGGCGACTTCGACGGCGACGGCCGCACGGACCTGGTCGCCTCCTACGACTACGGCGGCTCGAACACGAACCTGTTCCGCTTCCACGCGAACGCCTCCGGTGGCTTCGACCACGAGGGCGTCAAGTGGAGCAGCAACGGCACGTTCAACGCCGCCCAGTCGACGATCTTGTAG
- a CDS encoding FG-GAP-like repeat-containing protein — protein MRSRTPLRLTAVSAALLAATAAGIVPASAVSGGTGTDAYGFAARLTAEGRACSGALVAPGWLLTAASCFPENPQGGVPAKATTALVGRPGRTAKVTDVVVRADRGVALARLDTTFTDVPAVALPATSLVVGEPLRLIGYGRTSTEWVPDQPHSAVFTSAAGTTGTLTLTGANGADACKGDAGGPVIREIGGVTELFAVASTSWQHGCFGETETRQGTTAQRIDDLSRWIRGQVLAPTARGGNHSVTVSWSPLRLEDQATYTVYGSTDPQVPTDAAHLLGETTATSYVHTSLPAKQTWYYRVTARPSRGSSSEPSATVSATTTARSAGDFTGDGKDDIATFTRGTAGDAFAAASDGTRFVGTTQQWNDNLAFDTEIPLSGDFNGDGKDDIATFTRGTAGDAFAAASDGTRFVGTTQQWNDNLAFDTEIPLSGDFNGDGKVDAIVFKRGTSGDVVVALSDGTKFGTPALWHDYFGIQAEVPAVGDFNGDGKDDIALFVRGTAGDVYVALSDGTKFGTSALWHGDFGFNDEQPAVGDFNGDGKDDIAVFARGTSGDVFAALSDGTKFTGTSVKWHDYFGIQNEVPAVGDFNGDGKDDIAVFVRGTAGDVYVALSDGTKFGTSALWHDYFGIQAEVPAVGDFNGDGKDDIALFVRGTAADVFVALSDGTKFGTSAKWHDNFAYNSEVPVPRAITVL, from the coding sequence ATGCGTTCGCGCACCCCGTTGAGACTCACGGCGGTTTCGGCCGCCTTGCTGGCCGCCACCGCGGCCGGCATCGTCCCCGCGTCCGCGGTCTCCGGCGGAACCGGGACCGACGCCTACGGTTTCGCGGCCAGACTGACCGCCGAGGGCCGGGCCTGCAGCGGCGCGCTGGTCGCACCCGGCTGGCTGCTCACCGCGGCGAGCTGCTTCCCGGAGAACCCGCAGGGCGGCGTCCCCGCCAAGGCCACGACGGCGCTCGTGGGCCGCCCGGGCCGCACCGCGAAGGTGACCGACGTCGTCGTCCGCGCCGATCGCGGGGTCGCGCTGGCACGCCTCGACACCACGTTCACCGACGTCCCGGCGGTGGCGCTGCCCGCGACGTCACTGGTGGTCGGAGAGCCGCTGCGGCTCATCGGCTACGGCCGCACGTCGACCGAGTGGGTGCCGGACCAGCCGCACTCCGCGGTCTTCACCAGCGCGGCGGGGACCACCGGCACGCTCACGCTGACCGGCGCGAACGGCGCGGACGCGTGCAAGGGCGACGCCGGCGGCCCGGTCATCCGCGAGATCGGCGGCGTCACCGAGCTGTTCGCGGTGGCCTCGACGTCGTGGCAGCACGGTTGTTTCGGCGAAACCGAGACGCGCCAAGGCACCACCGCCCAGCGCATCGACGACCTCTCCCGGTGGATCCGCGGGCAGGTCCTCGCGCCGACCGCCAGGGGCGGCAACCACAGCGTCACCGTCTCGTGGTCACCGCTGCGCCTGGAGGACCAGGCCACCTACACCGTCTACGGCAGCACCGACCCGCAGGTGCCGACCGACGCGGCGCACCTGCTCGGCGAGACCACGGCGACCTCGTACGTCCACACGTCGTTGCCCGCGAAGCAGACCTGGTACTACCGGGTCACCGCACGCCCGTCCCGGGGGAGCTCGAGCGAACCGAGCGCCACCGTCTCCGCCACGACGACGGCCCGGTCGGCCGGCGACTTCACCGGCGACGGCAAGGACGACATCGCCACCTTCACCCGCGGGACCGCCGGGGACGCCTTCGCCGCGGCCTCGGACGGCACCAGGTTCGTCGGCACCACCCAGCAGTGGAACGACAACCTCGCGTTCGACACCGAAATCCCGCTGAGCGGCGACTTCAACGGCGACGGCAAGGACGACATCGCCACCTTCACCCGCGGGACCGCCGGGGACGCCTTCGCCGCGGCCTCGGACGGCACCAGGTTCGTCGGCACCACCCAGCAGTGGAACGACAACCTCGCGTTCGACACCGAAATCCCGCTGAGCGGCGACTTCAACGGCGACGGCAAGGTGGACGCGATCGTCTTCAAGCGCGGCACGAGCGGCGATGTCGTGGTCGCCCTGTCCGACGGCACCAAGTTCGGCACGCCGGCGCTCTGGCACGACTACTTCGGCATCCAGGCCGAAGTCCCCGCCGTGGGCGACTTCAACGGCGACGGCAAGGACGACATCGCCCTGTTCGTCCGCGGCACCGCCGGCGACGTCTACGTCGCGCTCTCCGACGGAACCAAGTTCGGCACCTCGGCGCTCTGGCACGGCGACTTCGGCTTCAACGACGAGCAACCCGCCGTCGGGGACTTCAACGGCGACGGCAAGGACGACATCGCCGTCTTCGCCCGCGGCACGAGCGGCGATGTGTTCGCCGCCCTCTCCGACGGGACCAAGTTCACCGGCACCAGCGTCAAGTGGCACGACTACTTCGGCATCCAGAACGAAGTCCCCGCCGTCGGCGACTTCAACGGCGACGGCAAGGACGACATCGCCGTCTTCGTCCGCGGCACCGCCGGCGACGTCTACGTCGCGCTCTCCGACGGAACCAAGTTCGGCACCTCGGCGCTCTGGCACGACTACTTCGGCATCCAGGCCGAAGTCCCCGCCGTGGGCGACTTCAACGGCGACGGCAAGGACGACATCGCCCTGTTCGTCCGCGGCACCGCGGCCGACGTGTTCGTCGCGCTCTCCGACGGGACCAAGTTCGGCACCAGCGCCAAGTGGCACGACAACTTCGCCTACAACAGCGAAGTCCCCGTCCCGCGGGCGATCACGGTCCTGTGA
- a CDS encoding WXG100 family type VII secretion target has translation MAGEYRAEPEAMRSAVGNVGGIIAHGINAVADLERLVVQPMSFATFGSSVAAANAALHSGQITAVRTLLQLLQQVNGLVKASADAYQAADRDVAAGYGGGHAPTSTASSIWGSSHASELATLAINDSAGAHGEPSSVGNVLRYLGDARLGKLGDHPITDTRFHGVADFNDWLAGDADNQARIGLIEVYAGTARTFSDVPGGVHSGDVVVVEPLLFSDRQPVIGVAGDGGRLYNHGLLDARTGGLARVSVYRPASVV, from the coding sequence ATGGCCGGCGAGTACCGGGCTGAGCCCGAGGCGATGCGCTCCGCCGTGGGCAACGTCGGGGGCATCATCGCCCACGGCATCAACGCCGTGGCCGACCTCGAACGGCTCGTCGTGCAGCCGATGTCGTTCGCGACGTTCGGCAGCTCGGTCGCCGCAGCGAACGCGGCCCTGCACTCCGGCCAGATCACCGCCGTCCGCACGCTCCTGCAGCTGCTGCAGCAGGTCAACGGGCTCGTCAAGGCCAGCGCCGACGCCTATCAGGCGGCCGACCGGGACGTCGCCGCGGGCTACGGCGGCGGGCACGCTCCGACGAGCACCGCGTCGTCGATCTGGGGCAGCTCGCACGCTTCCGAGCTCGCCACCCTGGCCATCAACGACAGCGCGGGCGCCCACGGCGAGCCGTCGTCGGTCGGGAACGTGCTGCGCTACCTGGGGGACGCGCGGCTGGGCAAGCTCGGCGACCACCCGATCACCGACACCCGCTTCCACGGCGTCGCCGACTTCAACGACTGGCTGGCCGGCGACGCCGACAACCAGGCGCGGATCGGGTTGATCGAGGTCTACGCGGGCACCGCGCGGACGTTCTCCGACGTGCCCGGCGGCGTGCACAGCGGCGACGTCGTGGTCGTGGAGCCATTGCTGTTCTCCGACCGCCAGCCGGTCATCGGCGTCGCCGGCGACGGCGGCCGCCTCTACAACCACGGGTTGCTCGACGCCCGCACCGGCGGGCTGGCGAGGGTCAGCGTCTACCGGCCCGCTTCC